In the genome of Streptomyces racemochromogenes, one region contains:
- a CDS encoding SCO3374 family protein: MSLSVSVPSPRVPSEDDTRTWYERVLGWACAGGPPPQLVTGVRFDVLELPADAGAAVLRRPGFAAAGPVAAMGRRMRFLIAPGGAEELEGLLDWLEWGGVALDLTAVGAGGRITAPVPPGRAPGESPRGAAVWLRPPELGCEASLPALPGPGRGAGPGLCAEPAGPDLVRLVAAAATECHRARLGRRTPQPLAFS; encoded by the coding sequence CCCGTACCTGGTACGAACGGGTGCTCGGCTGGGCCTGCGCCGGGGGGCCGCCCCCGCAGCTGGTCACCGGGGTCCGGTTCGACGTGCTGGAGCTGCCCGCGGACGCCGGGGCCGCGGTGCTGCGCCGGCCCGGTTTCGCCGCCGCCGGTCCGGTGGCGGCGATGGGGCGCCGGATGCGCTTCCTGATCGCCCCGGGCGGCGCCGAGGAGCTGGAGGGGCTGCTCGACTGGCTGGAGTGGGGCGGGGTGGCGCTGGACCTGACCGCCGTGGGCGCGGGGGGCAGGATCACCGCCCCCGTGCCGCCCGGACGGGCGCCGGGAGAAAGCCCTCGGGGGGCCGCGGTGTGGCTGCGGCCCCCCGAGCTGGGGTGCGAGGCGTCGCTGCCCGCCCTGCCCGGTCCGGGGCGGGGCGCCGGACCCGGACTCTGTGCGGAGCCGGCCGGGCCCGATCTCGTACGCCTGGTGGCCGCGGCGGCGACGGAATGCCACCGCGCCCGCCTGGGGCGGCGTACGCCTCAGCCCTTGGCGTTCTCGTAG
- a CDS encoding amino-acid N-acetyltransferase, which translates to MGELSTTADAKTVTIRRARTSDVPALRRLLDQYVQQRILLDKAPVVLYEDIQEFWVAERDSDGQVVGCGALHVMWEDLAEVRTLAVDRDLKGAGVGHLVLAKLLETARRVGVSRVFCLTFEVDFFAKHGFVEIGETAVETDVYMELLRSYDEGVAEFLGLERVKPNTLGNSRMLLHL; encoded by the coding sequence ATGGGAGAGCTTTCCACCACAGCCGACGCCAAAACAGTGACGATCCGCCGCGCGCGCACCAGCGATGTTCCGGCGCTGCGCCGCCTGCTCGACCAGTACGTGCAGCAGCGGATCCTCCTCGACAAAGCCCCCGTCGTCCTTTACGAGGACATCCAGGAGTTCTGGGTCGCGGAACGCGACTCCGACGGGCAGGTGGTGGGCTGCGGCGCCCTCCACGTCATGTGGGAAGACCTCGCCGAAGTGCGCACGCTCGCCGTCGACCGCGACTTGAAGGGCGCCGGCGTCGGGCACCTGGTGCTCGCCAAGTTGTTGGAGACCGCCCGCCGCGTCGGGGTGAGCCGGGTATTCTGCCTGACCTTCGAAGTGGACTTCTTCGCGAAGCACGGCTTCGTCGAGATCGGCGAGACCGCGGTGGAGACCGATGTCTACATGGAGCTCCTGCGTTCCTATGACGAGGGTGTCGCCGAGTTCCTCGGTCTCGAACGAGTGAAGCCGAACACCTTGGGCAACAGCCGGATGCTGCTGCACCTCTGA
- a CDS encoding histone-like nucleoid-structuring protein Lsr2 has protein sequence MAQKVQVLLVDDLDGGTADETVTFALDGKTYEIDLTTANAEKLRGALEDFVKAGRRTGGRASTGRAKGRAAAAPGSPDTAEIRAWAKAQGLSVNDRGRVPAEIREAYENAKG, from the coding sequence GTGGCACAGAAGGTTCAGGTCCTTCTTGTCGACGACCTCGACGGTGGCACGGCGGACGAGACCGTGACGTTCGCTCTGGATGGCAAGACCTACGAGATCGACCTCACCACCGCCAACGCTGAAAAGCTCCGCGGTGCGCTGGAGGACTTCGTGAAGGCGGGCCGCCGTACCGGCGGGCGTGCTTCCACCGGCCGCGCCAAGGGCCGCGCCGCCGCCGCCCCGGGCAGCCCGGACACCGCGGAGATCCGCGCGTGGGCCAAGGCCCAGGGTCTCAGCGTCAACGACCGCGGCCGGGTTCCCGCCGAGATCCGCGAGGCCTACGAGAACGCCAAGGGCTGA